Proteins from one SAR324 cluster bacterium genomic window:
- a CDS encoding class I SAM-dependent methyltransferase, with amino-acid sequence MLQKLYSQYLFPCLCDWALSSSELEPLRKYCVREAHGRVLEIGFGTGLNLLHYPESVQEVHAVDNNPKMHAKAASRIAQINIPICQHELEGESLPMESESFDCVVSTFTLCSIASVQQAMSEIWRVLKPGGRFHFLEHGLSPDPKVASWQEFMNPFQNFIGDGCQLNRPIESIIRSQRFVMKPVEHFYLKNMPRIVGCIYQGQALKIKDC; translated from the coding sequence ATGCTCCAGAAATTGTACTCCCAGTATCTGTTTCCTTGCCTCTGTGATTGGGCACTTTCCAGCAGCGAGTTAGAGCCTCTTAGGAAGTACTGCGTAAGAGAGGCGCATGGACGAGTTTTAGAAATCGGGTTCGGCACAGGCCTCAATCTGTTGCATTACCCTGAGAGTGTTCAAGAGGTACATGCTGTGGACAATAACCCGAAGATGCACGCTAAGGCGGCCAGTCGGATTGCGCAGATAAATATTCCGATTTGTCAGCACGAACTGGAAGGAGAATCTTTACCTATGGAAAGTGAGAGTTTCGACTGTGTTGTCAGTACATTCACTCTTTGTAGCATTGCCTCAGTACAGCAAGCAATGAGTGAAATTTGGCGGGTGCTAAAACCTGGAGGTCGTTTTCATTTTTTGGAACATGGTCTTTCTCCTGATCCAAAAGTAGCGAGTTGGCAGGAATTTATGAATCCATTTCAAAATTTTATTGGGGATGGGTGTCAGTTGAATCGACCTATCGAAAGCATCATTCGCTCACAACGTTTTGTAATGAAACCAGTTGAGCATTTCTACCTGAAGAACATGCCTCGTATTGTTGGATGTATTTATCAAGGCCAAGCTCTGAAAATCAAAGATTGTTGA
- a CDS encoding fumarylacetoacetate hydrolase family protein, which translates to MKLVRYGAKGKELPGIIDSDGNLRSLAGLVNEGSEQFLSDKGLAELGRMNLSKLPLVPGKPRFGCPVASVSKFVAIGLNYTDHAKETNSPIPKEPIIFMKALNCLQGPNDNVMLPRGSVKTDWEVELGIVISKKTRYVTKGNALDHVAGYVLVNDVSEREFQAERGPQWDKGKGCDTFGPVGPYLVTRDEVKDPQNLELWLDVNGKRMQTGNTRTMIFPVKEIISYVSEFMTLFAGDIITTGTPPGVGSGMKPQVFLKAGDVMTLGISGLGEQRQTVVPFKL; encoded by the coding sequence ATGAAACTAGTACGCTATGGGGCCAAGGGTAAGGAACTACCCGGTATTATTGATAGTGATGGTAATCTACGATCTCTCGCAGGTCTGGTCAACGAGGGGAGTGAGCAATTCCTCTCAGACAAGGGCCTTGCCGAACTGGGTCGCATGAATCTTAGCAAACTCCCGCTGGTTCCTGGCAAGCCTCGGTTTGGTTGTCCTGTTGCTAGTGTCAGTAAATTTGTGGCAATTGGCCTGAACTATACGGATCACGCCAAGGAGACCAACTCTCCAATTCCCAAAGAGCCAATCATCTTTATGAAAGCTCTAAACTGTCTTCAGGGGCCAAACGATAACGTGATGCTCCCTCGAGGATCGGTCAAGACTGACTGGGAGGTCGAATTGGGGATCGTGATCAGCAAAAAAACTCGCTATGTCACCAAGGGAAACGCCTTGGATCATGTTGCGGGCTATGTACTGGTCAATGATGTTAGTGAGCGCGAATTTCAGGCGGAGCGTGGTCCTCAATGGGACAAGGGAAAAGGCTGCGACACCTTTGGTCCAGTTGGACCCTATCTAGTGACTCGTGATGAGGTAAAAGACCCTCAAAATCTGGAGCTTTGGCTAGACGTCAACGGCAAGCGGATGCAGACGGGCAACACCAGGACGATGATCTTTCCTGTGAAGGAAATCATCAGCTATGTCAGCGAATTCATGACCTTGTTTGCCGGTGATATCATCACTACCGGCACGCCTCCTGGAGTTGGTTCTGGCATGAAGCCTCAGGTTTTCCTAAAGGCAGGTGATGTGATGACCCTCGGCATCAGTGGCTTGGGAGAGCAGCGGCAGACGGTCGTTCCCTTCAAGCTATAG